One Peterkaempfera bronchialis DNA window includes the following coding sequences:
- a CDS encoding LacI family DNA-binding transcriptional regulator, producing MSAAEVQSRQEEPPSVHVSEGGATLAEIARAAGVSAPTVSKVLNGRADVAPATRSRVEELLRRHGYRRRRGGAQQSQLLDLVFHELESAWAMEVIRGVENVARQEGLSLVLSESAGRLTPGQTWVDAVLARRPAGVILVLSDLDSAQRTQLTSRDIPFVVVDPAGDPGDEVPSIGATNWHGGLAATRHLVELGHRRIGVIGGPSSMMCSRARIDGYRAALETAGVAFDPRLVRDGDFHHEAGYACGLELLRLPDPPTAVFTGNDLQALGLYQAARELGLRIPEDLSVVGFDDLPLARWVGPPLTTVRQPLTEMAEAAARLVLDFGRGRQPGVTRVELATSLVMRSSTAPPAR from the coding sequence ATGAGTGCCGCAGAGGTCCAGTCCCGCCAGGAGGAGCCACCGTCCGTCCATGTGTCGGAGGGTGGTGCCACGTTGGCCGAGATCGCTCGTGCCGCGGGGGTCTCGGCTCCGACAGTTTCGAAAGTGCTCAATGGGCGGGCCGATGTCGCCCCGGCCACCCGCAGCCGGGTGGAGGAGCTGCTGCGCCGTCACGGCTACCGCCGCAGGCGGGGCGGCGCCCAGCAGTCCCAACTGCTCGACCTGGTCTTCCACGAGTTGGAGAGCGCCTGGGCGATGGAGGTCATCCGGGGCGTGGAGAACGTCGCCCGGCAGGAGGGCCTCAGCCTGGTGCTCTCCGAGAGCGCAGGGCGACTGACGCCGGGTCAGACCTGGGTGGACGCGGTACTGGCCCGCCGTCCGGCGGGGGTGATCCTGGTCCTCTCCGATCTGGACTCGGCCCAGCGTACCCAGTTGACGAGCCGTGACATACCGTTTGTGGTGGTGGACCCGGCCGGCGACCCCGGCGACGAGGTGCCCTCGATCGGGGCCACCAACTGGCACGGCGGGCTCGCGGCCACCCGCCACCTGGTGGAGCTGGGGCACCGCCGGATCGGCGTGATCGGCGGCCCCTCCTCGATGATGTGCAGCCGGGCCCGGATCGACGGCTACCGCGCGGCCCTGGAGACCGCGGGCGTCGCCTTCGACCCGAGGCTGGTCCGGGACGGCGACTTCCACCACGAGGCCGGCTATGCCTGCGGGCTGGAGCTGCTGCGGCTGCCGGACCCGCCCACCGCCGTCTTCACCGGCAACGACCTCCAGGCGCTCGGCCTCTACCAGGCCGCCCGCGAACTGGGTCTGCGCATCCCCGAGGACCTCAGCGTGGTGGGCTTCGACGACCTGCCGCTGGCCCGCTGGGTCGGCCCGCCGCTCACCACCGTGCGCCAGCCGCTCACCGAGATGGCCGAGGCCGCCGCCCGGCTGGTGCTGGACTTCGGCCGGGGCCGCCAGCCCGGCGTCACCCGGGTCGAGTTGGCGACCAGCCTGGTGATGCGGAGCAGTACCGCCCCGCCGGCCCGCTGA
- a CDS encoding ABC transporter substrate-binding protein, which translates to MAMAAVLAGCGSGGSDGKDSGGDGGGTLTAYVYGDDAVKVQQAAVDTFNKTSKVKVKLIKVPGTDYVNKLRSAMGSPNAPDIFFNWGGGSIKPYVDANQLVDLTSTVESDATLKDGFLPSIMKAGSLNGKIYGVPMRGMQPVILFYNKTLFAKYNLQPPATWDDLQKDITTFKSKGITPFALGGSDKWPELMWLEYLLDRIAGPEVFKKIQDGDTSGWGDPAVLKTAQTVKQLVDGGAFGKNFTSVDYGNGGAPTLFSKGKAAMHLMGSWEYSTQLGKAPDFAKNDLAWTPFPTVAGGVGDAADVVGNPTNYWSINAKTKHKDAAIAFLKTMAAPEYTKALVDNGDIPTSSNAGDLLNTSPNPEFATFQYNLVEKAPSFTLSWDQALEAKYASPLLTEISKLFAGQSTPEQFVDAMKAVK; encoded by the coding sequence ATGGCGATGGCAGCGGTGCTGGCCGGATGCGGCTCTGGGGGGAGCGACGGCAAGGACAGCGGCGGTGACGGCGGGGGCACCCTCACCGCCTATGTCTACGGCGACGACGCTGTGAAGGTGCAGCAGGCTGCCGTCGACACGTTCAACAAGACCTCCAAGGTCAAGGTCAAGCTCATCAAGGTGCCCGGCACCGACTATGTCAACAAGCTGCGCAGCGCGATGGGCTCGCCCAACGCTCCTGACATCTTCTTCAACTGGGGCGGCGGCTCCATCAAGCCTTATGTCGATGCCAACCAGCTGGTCGACCTCACCTCCACCGTCGAGAGCGACGCGACCCTGAAGGACGGCTTCCTGCCGTCGATCATGAAGGCCGGCAGCCTCAACGGAAAGATCTACGGCGTGCCGATGCGCGGCATGCAGCCGGTGATCCTCTTCTACAACAAGACCCTCTTCGCCAAGTACAACCTTCAGCCGCCGGCGACCTGGGACGACCTTCAGAAGGACATCACCACTTTCAAGTCCAAGGGCATCACCCCCTTCGCCCTCGGTGGCTCCGACAAGTGGCCTGAGCTGATGTGGCTGGAGTACCTGCTGGACCGGATCGCCGGCCCGGAGGTCTTCAAGAAGATCCAGGACGGTGACACCTCCGGCTGGGGCGACCCGGCGGTGCTCAAGACGGCCCAGACCGTCAAGCAGCTCGTCGACGGCGGTGCCTTCGGCAAGAACTTCACCTCGGTCGACTACGGCAACGGCGGCGCCCCGACGCTCTTCAGCAAGGGCAAGGCCGCCATGCACCTGATGGGTTCGTGGGAGTACTCGACCCAGCTGGGCAAGGCCCCCGACTTCGCCAAGAACGACCTGGCCTGGACCCCGTTCCCGACCGTGGCCGGCGGCGTCGGCGACGCGGCCGACGTGGTGGGCAACCCCACCAACTACTGGTCGATCAACGCCAAGACCAAGCACAAGGACGCCGCCATCGCGTTCCTGAAGACCATGGCTGCGCCGGAGTACACCAAGGCCCTGGTCGACAACGGCGACATCCCGACCTCGTCCAACGCGGGCGACCTGCTGAACACCTCGCCCAACCCGGAGTTCGCGACCTTCCAGTACAACCTGGTCGAGAAGGCCCCCAGCTTCACCCTCTCGTGGGACCAGGCGCTGGAGGCCAAGTACGCCAGCCCGCTGCTCACCGAGATCAGCAAGCTGTTCGCCGGGCAGTCCACCCCTGAGCAGTTCGTCGACGCCATGAAGGCCGTCAAGTAA
- a CDS encoding carbohydrate ABC transporter permease: MSTATPLTKKRGGSAAAGSNVGRPHVAWALPGILFFAVFAIVPLALAVYLSFCNWDGLNSPTMTGLDNWTRLFKDPEFTQAIWLSFLLTTISWAFQTPVALLLGVWAAGRQRSRAVLSAIFFIPLLLSSTAIAMLFHALLDPNFGVIKTIGPWVGIDPNIMGNSTGALLTVAFVGGWQFMPFHTLIYQGGARQIPEVLYQAASIDGAGMVRQFFHITLPQLRNTITTSSVLMIVGSLTYFDTVLIMTKGGPGTDTTVLPYLMYRTGFQTYDLGYAATIATALVIVATGLSLVLVRFSGFGSMRSTREGM, from the coding sequence ATGTCCACCGCAACTCCGCTGACGAAGAAGCGGGGAGGCAGCGCGGCGGCCGGCAGCAATGTCGGCCGCCCGCACGTCGCCTGGGCCCTCCCCGGCATCCTCTTCTTCGCCGTCTTCGCGATCGTCCCGCTGGCACTCGCCGTCTACCTCTCGTTCTGCAACTGGGACGGCCTCAACTCGCCGACCATGACCGGCCTGGACAACTGGACCCGGCTGTTCAAGGACCCCGAGTTCACGCAGGCGATCTGGCTGAGCTTCCTGCTCACCACCATCAGCTGGGCCTTCCAGACGCCGGTGGCGCTGCTGCTGGGAGTCTGGGCGGCGGGGCGGCAGCGCAGCCGAGCCGTGCTGTCGGCGATCTTCTTCATCCCGCTGCTGCTCTCCAGCACCGCCATCGCCATGCTCTTCCACGCCCTGCTGGACCCCAACTTCGGCGTGATCAAGACAATCGGCCCCTGGGTGGGGATCGACCCCAACATCATGGGCAACTCCACCGGCGCGCTGCTCACCGTGGCCTTCGTCGGCGGCTGGCAGTTCATGCCGTTCCACACGCTGATCTACCAGGGCGGCGCCCGGCAGATCCCGGAGGTCCTCTACCAGGCCGCGTCGATCGACGGCGCCGGCATGGTGCGGCAGTTCTTCCACATCACGCTGCCGCAGCTGCGCAACACCATCACCACCTCCTCGGTGCTGATGATCGTGGGCTCGCTGACCTACTTCGACACCGTGCTGATCATGACCAAGGGTGGTCCGGGCACCGACACCACGGTCCTGCCGTACCTGATGTACCGGACCGGATTCCAGACCTACGACCTCGGCTACGCCGCCACCATCGCCACCGCGCTGGTCATCGTCGCCACCGGTCTCTCGCTGGTGCTGGTCCGCTTCAGCGGCTTCGGGTCCATGCGCTCCACCCGGGAAGGTATGTGA
- a CDS encoding carbohydrate ABC transporter permease: MDTETRAAAPSVTSASPSTVAAAPRPRWRLRGNPLAGLGSLVWLVIVVVPIYTMISSSLMRQDEALDGDPLAFPTHPTLDNYNTVLHSGFFTLLSNTAIVAVATVAIVVVLSVPVAYVAVRTRNRWSSLAFRVFLLGVAIPAQAVIVPLYLLIGKMGLYDTLPAIILPTAAFAMPVAVLVLSGTMRDVSEELYEAMALDGATPLRMLVQLAVPLSKAGISTVAIFSALQAWNGFLFPLILTQSEEKHVLTLGLFNFMSQFGVNIPAVLAAVVLSVVPIFAVYLVARRALINGLMGVGGK; encoded by the coding sequence ATGGACACCGAAACCCGCGCCGCGGCGCCGTCCGTGACATCCGCCTCCCCCAGCACCGTCGCCGCTGCCCCCCGCCCCCGGTGGCGGCTCCGGGGCAACCCGCTGGCCGGTCTGGGCTCGCTGGTCTGGCTGGTCATCGTGGTGGTGCCGATCTACACGATGATCTCCTCGTCGCTGATGCGCCAGGACGAGGCGCTCGACGGCGACCCGCTGGCCTTCCCCACCCACCCCACGCTCGACAACTACAACACCGTGCTGCACAGCGGCTTCTTCACGCTGCTGAGCAACACCGCGATCGTGGCCGTGGCAACGGTCGCCATCGTGGTGGTGCTCTCCGTCCCGGTGGCGTATGTCGCGGTGCGCACCCGCAACCGCTGGTCGTCGCTGGCGTTCCGGGTCTTCCTGCTGGGCGTGGCAATCCCCGCCCAGGCGGTGATCGTGCCGCTCTATCTGCTGATCGGCAAAATGGGGCTGTACGACACGCTGCCCGCGATCATCCTGCCCACCGCGGCGTTTGCGATGCCGGTGGCGGTGCTGGTGCTCAGCGGCACCATGCGCGATGTCTCCGAAGAGCTGTACGAGGCGATGGCGCTGGACGGCGCCACACCGCTGCGCATGCTGGTCCAGCTGGCGGTACCGCTCTCCAAGGCCGGTATCAGCACGGTGGCGATCTTCTCCGCACTCCAGGCGTGGAACGGCTTCCTCTTCCCGCTGATCCTCACCCAGTCGGAGGAGAAGCATGTGCTGACCCTCGGCCTCTTCAATTTCATGAGCCAGTTCGGTGTGAACATCCCTGCTGTGCTGGCGGCGGTCGTCCTCTCCGTGGTGCCCATCTTCGCCGTCTACCTCGTCGCCCGGCGTGCCCTGATCAACGGCCTGATGGGGGTCGGCGGCAAATAA
- a CDS encoding beta-xylosidase/alpha-l-arabinosidase, with translation MAIHPTPHAPAEAAETATAEGPWRDPSLAPAARVADLIGRMTLEEKAAQLYGVWVGADADGDGVAPHQNDMVDPVDLDELTTRGLGQLTRPFGTAPVDPGVGAVALARAQRRITSANRFGIPALAHEECLAGFTAWGATAYPVPLAWGAAWDPALVAEMAHRIGRDMRSVGVHQGLAPVLDVIRDLRWGRVEETIGEDPYLVATIGTAYVRGLQSAGIVATLKHFAGYSASAGARNLAPVRAGVRELADVILPPFEAAVQEGGARSVMHSYAEIDGVPAAADPTLLTGLLRDTWGFTGTVVADYFGIGFLETLHRVAGDRADAARLALTAGVDVELPTVRSYGDALIGAVRDGSVPEELVDRALHRVLVQKCELGLLDRDWSPLPTALGGEYDDADPEQARGTVDLDPPENRAVARLLAEQSCVLLANPGGTLPLPAGARIAVVGPRADDPLAMLGCYSFPSHVGVSHPDVPLGVAIPTLLEAVGAEFPDAAVTHTPGCDVDGDDTSGIEAAVALAREAEACVAVLGDRAGLFGRGTSGEGCDAADLSLPGVQGELLDALLATGTPVVLVLLTGRPYALGRWADRLAGAVQAFFPGEEGGPALAGVLSGRVNPSGRLPVGVPYGPGGQPWTYLQPPLGLAGGVSNLDPTPLYPFGHGLSYTAFDWEPAEADRSEMATDGAVDVELTVRNTGDRDGAEVVQLYLHDPVAQTTRPDVRLVGYARVPLAAGEARRVRFRFHADLASFTGLAGRRIVEPGELELRLGASTGDIRQTLPLRLTGPERTVDHHRRLVCETSVDAAE, from the coding sequence ATGGCAATCCACCCCACCCCGCACGCTCCCGCGGAGGCCGCCGAGACGGCTACAGCGGAGGGTCCCTGGAGGGACCCCTCGCTCGCGCCCGCGGCGCGGGTCGCCGACCTGATCGGCCGGATGACCCTGGAGGAGAAGGCCGCCCAGCTCTACGGGGTCTGGGTGGGGGCCGACGCCGACGGCGACGGGGTGGCCCCACACCAGAACGACATGGTCGACCCGGTGGACCTGGACGAGCTGACCACCCGGGGCCTGGGACAGCTGACCCGGCCGTTCGGCACCGCGCCGGTGGACCCGGGGGTCGGCGCGGTGGCGCTGGCCCGTGCCCAGCGGCGGATCACCAGCGCCAACCGGTTCGGCATCCCGGCGCTCGCCCACGAGGAGTGCCTGGCCGGGTTCACCGCCTGGGGCGCCACCGCCTACCCGGTGCCGCTGGCCTGGGGCGCCGCCTGGGACCCGGCGCTGGTCGCCGAGATGGCCCACCGGATCGGCCGCGACATGCGGTCGGTCGGCGTCCACCAGGGCCTGGCCCCGGTGCTGGATGTGATCCGCGACCTGCGCTGGGGCCGGGTGGAGGAGACCATCGGCGAGGACCCCTACCTGGTCGCCACCATCGGCACCGCGTATGTCCGGGGGCTCCAGTCCGCCGGGATCGTCGCCACCCTCAAGCACTTCGCCGGGTACTCCGCCTCGGCCGGCGCCCGCAACCTCGCCCCGGTGCGGGCCGGCGTCCGGGAGCTGGCCGACGTCATCCTGCCGCCGTTCGAGGCCGCCGTGCAGGAGGGCGGTGCCCGCTCGGTGATGCACTCCTACGCCGAGATCGACGGCGTGCCCGCGGCCGCCGACCCCACCCTGCTCACCGGCCTGCTCCGGGACACCTGGGGCTTCACCGGCACCGTGGTCGCCGACTACTTCGGCATCGGCTTCCTGGAGACCCTGCACCGGGTCGCCGGCGACCGCGCCGACGCCGCCCGCCTCGCCCTGACCGCCGGGGTCGACGTGGAGCTGCCCACCGTGCGCTCCTACGGCGACGCGCTGATCGGCGCCGTCCGGGACGGCTCCGTCCCGGAGGAGCTGGTCGACCGCGCCCTGCACCGGGTGCTGGTGCAGAAGTGCGAACTGGGCCTGCTCGACCGCGACTGGTCGCCGCTGCCGACCGCGCTCGGCGGAGAGTACGACGACGCCGACCCGGAGCAGGCGCGCGGCACCGTCGACCTCGACCCGCCGGAGAACCGGGCCGTCGCCCGGCTGCTGGCCGAGCAGTCCTGCGTCCTGCTCGCCAACCCCGGCGGGACGCTGCCGCTGCCCGCCGGCGCCCGGATCGCGGTGGTCGGCCCGCGCGCCGACGACCCGCTGGCGATGCTGGGCTGCTACTCCTTCCCCAGCCACGTCGGCGTCTCGCACCCCGATGTGCCGCTCGGCGTCGCCATCCCCACCCTGCTGGAGGCGGTCGGCGCGGAGTTCCCCGACGCGGCGGTGACCCACACCCCCGGCTGCGACGTGGACGGCGACGACACCTCCGGCATCGAGGCAGCCGTCGCGCTGGCCCGCGAGGCGGAGGCCTGCGTCGCGGTGCTGGGCGACCGGGCCGGGCTCTTCGGGCGCGGCACCTCCGGCGAGGGCTGCGACGCGGCCGACCTGTCGCTCCCGGGCGTACAGGGCGAGCTGCTGGACGCGCTGCTGGCCACCGGCACCCCCGTGGTGCTGGTGCTGCTGACCGGCCGTCCGTACGCACTCGGCCGTTGGGCGGACCGGCTGGCCGGAGCGGTCCAGGCGTTCTTCCCCGGCGAGGAGGGCGGACCGGCGCTGGCCGGGGTGCTGTCCGGCCGGGTCAACCCGTCGGGCCGGCTGCCCGTCGGCGTGCCGTACGGGCCGGGCGGCCAGCCGTGGACGTACCTCCAGCCGCCGCTGGGCCTGGCGGGCGGGGTCAGCAACCTGGACCCGACCCCGCTCTACCCCTTCGGGCACGGGCTCTCCTACACCGCGTTCGACTGGGAGCCGGCCGAGGCGGACCGCAGCGAGATGGCGACCGACGGCGCCGTCGACGTGGAGCTGACGGTGCGCAACACCGGTGACCGGGACGGCGCCGAGGTGGTCCAGCTCTACCTGCACGACCCGGTTGCCCAGACCACCCGGCCCGATGTCCGGCTGGTCGGCTACGCCCGGGTGCCGCTCGCCGCCGGCGAGGCCCGGCGGGTGCGGTTCCGCTTCCACGCCGACCTGGCCTCCTTCACCGGCCTGGCCGGACGCCGGATCGTCGAGCCGGGCGAGCTGGAACTGCGCCTGGGCGCCTCCACCGGAGACATCCGGCAGACGCTGCCGCTCCGCCTCACCGGCCCCGAGCGCACCGTCGACCACCACCGCCGCCTGGTCTGCGAGACCTCGGTGGACGCCGCCGAGTAA
- a CDS encoding class II aldolase/adducin family protein, producing MTELLTGTGTADRAADAAEELRLRRELAAVYRLVAHFRMTDLIFTHISVRLPGPDHHFLINPYGLLFEEITASNLVKIDLAGNAVEETPYRVNPAGFVIHSAIHAARPDAHCVLHTHTKAGCAVAAQRDGLLPLNQMSMEFHNRVGYHDYEGIALNLAEQQRLVADLGGHPALILRNHGLLTVGETPAQAFLRMYYLEKACEIQVTAQAGGAPLTIPSPEVCEYTAQQLSGTADADFQDDDAYDLAWAALLRLVDRIAPDHRN from the coding sequence ATGACCGAGCTGCTGACCGGCACCGGCACCGCCGACCGCGCCGCCGACGCGGCGGAGGAACTGCGGCTGCGTCGCGAACTGGCCGCCGTCTACCGGCTGGTGGCCCACTTCCGGATGACCGACCTCATCTTCACCCATATCTCGGTCCGCCTCCCCGGCCCCGACCACCACTTCCTGATCAACCCCTACGGGCTGCTCTTCGAGGAGATCACCGCCTCCAACCTGGTCAAGATCGACCTGGCCGGGAACGCCGTCGAGGAGACCCCGTACCGGGTCAACCCGGCCGGCTTCGTCATCCACAGCGCCATCCACGCCGCCCGCCCCGACGCCCACTGCGTCCTGCACACCCACACCAAGGCCGGCTGCGCCGTCGCCGCCCAGCGGGACGGGCTGCTGCCGCTCAACCAGATGTCCATGGAGTTCCACAACCGGGTGGGCTACCACGACTACGAGGGCATCGCCCTCAACCTCGCCGAGCAGCAGCGGCTGGTCGCCGACCTCGGCGGCCACCCCGCACTGATCCTGCGCAACCACGGACTGCTCACCGTCGGCGAGACCCCGGCCCAGGCCTTCCTGCGGATGTACTACCTGGAGAAGGCCTGCGAGATCCAGGTCACCGCCCAGGCCGGTGGCGCCCCCCTGACGATCCCCTCCCCCGAGGTCTGCGAGTACACCGCCCAACAGCTCAGCGGCACCGCCGACGCCGACTTCCAGGACGACGACGCCTACGACCTCGCCTGGGCAGCCCTGCTACGCCTGGTCGACCGCATCGCCCCCGACCACCGCAACTGA
- a CDS encoding C-terminal binding protein, giving the protein MSPPVAVFTDLDELDPAPGVDLLTEAGFEVRIADGPDPDSIVRAAADAVALLVGYAAVDAALLDRLPAVRILATLSAGYDHIDTEAARARGIWVCNLPDAATEDVAVHAFASALALVRRLPQADAVVRGGGWNQDFTEVPRRASELTLGLVGLGRIGSRVADLAAPVFGTVAGYDPRGRTDHPAHVRQLDLDRLIETSDVLSLHLPLTDSTRGLIGRAELARMPHGAVLVNVSRGGLVDHTALLEALDGGRLAGAALDVLPQEPPAPDDPLRTHPRLLLSPHSAFLSDASLRAYVERPAANVVSWHRTGRPLTPVTEGVPA; this is encoded by the coding sequence ATGTCCCCACCCGTAGCCGTCTTCACCGACCTGGATGAACTCGACCCGGCACCCGGCGTCGACCTGCTCACCGAAGCCGGCTTCGAGGTCCGGATCGCCGACGGCCCCGACCCGGACTCCATCGTGCGGGCAGCCGCCGACGCGGTCGCCCTGCTCGTCGGCTACGCCGCCGTGGACGCCGCCCTGCTCGACCGGCTCCCGGCGGTACGCATCCTGGCCACCCTCTCCGCCGGCTACGACCACATCGACACCGAGGCCGCCCGGGCCCGGGGGATCTGGGTCTGCAACCTCCCCGACGCCGCCACCGAGGACGTCGCCGTCCACGCCTTCGCCTCCGCACTGGCCCTGGTCCGCCGGCTCCCCCAGGCCGACGCGGTGGTGCGCGGCGGCGGCTGGAACCAGGACTTCACCGAAGTGCCGCGCCGCGCAAGCGAACTGACCCTCGGCCTGGTCGGGCTCGGCCGGATCGGCAGCCGGGTCGCCGACCTCGCCGCACCGGTCTTCGGCACCGTCGCCGGCTACGACCCGCGCGGCCGCACCGACCATCCCGCCCATGTGCGGCAGCTGGACCTCGACCGGCTGATCGAGACCAGCGACGTACTCTCCCTGCACCTCCCGCTCACCGACTCCACCCGGGGTCTGATCGGCCGCGCCGAACTCGCCCGGATGCCGCACGGCGCCGTGCTGGTGAACGTCTCCCGGGGCGGGCTGGTCGACCACACCGCCCTGCTGGAGGCGCTCGACGGAGGACGCCTCGCCGGAGCCGCACTGGACGTCCTGCCGCAGGAGCCCCCCGCGCCCGACGACCCGCTGCGCACCCACCCCAGGCTGCTGCTCTCCCCGCACAGCGCCTTCCTCAGCGACGCCAGCCTGCGCGCCTATGTGGAGCGGCCCGCCGCCAATGTCGTCTCCTGGCACCGCACCGGCCGCCCGCTCACCCCCGTGACCGAAGGAGTCCCCGCATGA
- a CDS encoding Lrp/AsnC family transcriptional regulator encodes MDLESTGLDDVDREVVRELQADGRLQYETLAQRVGLSRPAVRARVQRLLDSGALRVVAIVHPAVQGVTASGHVSIDVRGEAEPVARAVAALPQAPFVTLAAGRRPVVAELRAADFPALTEVLDRVRALPGVEGVQAQVYTRVIKDPYLMPAAPADGSLDEVDRHLLDILQLDGRLPFADLAERVGLSPGATRARTLRLMDSGVARVVALVRPEVLGLGFLCGFAVRLEGAAAGAAERIASWPQVSYLSACVGSADLVGTVTAESLGAVRRTLEAVRACPGVRSVESWLHLELVKERYDLGRKVQHTATPGRH; translated from the coding sequence GTGGATCTGGAGAGCACGGGCCTGGACGACGTCGACCGGGAGGTCGTACGGGAGCTCCAGGCGGACGGCCGGCTTCAGTACGAGACGCTGGCGCAGCGCGTCGGCCTGTCGCGGCCCGCCGTGCGCGCCAGGGTGCAGCGGCTGCTGGACTCGGGCGCGCTGCGGGTGGTGGCCATCGTCCACCCGGCCGTGCAGGGGGTCACCGCCTCGGGGCATGTGTCGATCGACGTCCGGGGCGAGGCCGAGCCGGTCGCCCGGGCGGTGGCGGCGCTGCCGCAGGCGCCGTTTGTCACCCTGGCGGCGGGGCGCCGCCCGGTGGTGGCCGAGCTGCGCGCGGCCGACTTCCCCGCGCTGACCGAGGTGCTGGACCGGGTCCGGGCGCTGCCGGGGGTGGAGGGGGTGCAGGCGCAGGTCTACACCCGGGTGATCAAGGACCCGTATCTGATGCCCGCCGCGCCGGCCGACGGGTCGCTGGACGAGGTGGACCGGCATCTGCTGGACATCCTCCAGCTCGACGGCCGGCTGCCGTTCGCCGACCTCGCCGAGCGGGTGGGGCTCTCTCCGGGGGCGACCCGGGCCAGGACGCTGCGGCTGATGGACAGCGGGGTGGCCCGGGTGGTGGCGCTGGTGCGGCCGGAGGTGCTCGGACTGGGGTTCCTCTGCGGCTTCGCGGTACGGCTGGAGGGCGCGGCGGCGGGGGCGGCCGAGCGGATCGCCTCCTGGCCGCAGGTCTCCTACCTCTCCGCCTGTGTGGGCTCGGCGGACCTGGTGGGGACGGTGACCGCCGAGTCGCTCGGTGCCGTACGCCGCACACTGGAAGCGGTCCGGGCCTGCCCGGGGGTGCGGTCGGTGGAGAGCTGGCTCCATCTGGAGCTGGTCAAGGAGCGGTATGACCTCGGCCGAAAGGTGCAGCACACGGCCACCCCGGGTCGCCACTGA